In the Clavelina lepadiformis chromosome 8, kaClaLepa1.1, whole genome shotgun sequence genome, one interval contains:
- the LOC143469514 gene encoding nicotinamide/nicotinic acid mononucleotide adenylyltransferase 2-like — translation MAFEQRCPLVLVCCGSFNPITVGHLKMFEIARNFLERTGNHIVISGIISPVHDSYGKNGLISSMHRLKMCRAAVQKHAWLSVDDWESSQPTWMKTVKVLQHVANKIKNDYGVPGPLSSNMNHLPARHRSSAVTLQPNGTLQHQVLNAQKKLGNQRNSVMCVQRPEGHQDDSLELDEASELDKTGVVFNRLSDNLQKVCCVRPVPLGLQFQDNMVYGAAYDLRRTKVMLLCGGDLLETFGIPGLWSDQDISDIVADYGIVCIPRKLQQSIDDDGKMLRDALDRLQHILYKVQGTVLLVNDQSRAEIANVSSTRCRAAVGAGVIDDARSLVHPNVLTYIHENRLYMNSEKTGG, via the exons atggCATTTGAACAAAGATGTCCTTTGGTATTAGTTTGCTGTGGTTCCTTTAATCCAATAACAGTTGGGCAtcttaaaatgtttg aaattgcACGAAATTTTCTGGAGAGGACAGGAAATCATATTGTTATCAGTGGAATAATTTCTCCAGTTCATGATTCTTATGGTAAAAATGGTCTTATATCTTCAATGCATCGCTTAAAGATGTGTAGAGCTGCAGTCCAAAAACATGCTTGGCTCAG CGTTGACGATTGGGAGTCATCTCAACCAACCTGGATGAAAACTGTTAAAGTGTTGCAACATGTAGCAAACAAAATCAAG AATGATTATGGTGTTCCTGGACCATTATCAAGCAACATGAACCACTTACCAGCAAGACATCGCTCTAGTGCAGTTACGCTTCAACCCAACGGCACATTACAGCACCAGGTTCTTAATGCTCAAAAAAAGTTGGGCAATCAAAGAAACAGTGTCATGTGTGTCCAGCGACCAGAAGGCCACCAAGATGACAGCTTAGAACTGGATGAAGCATCAGAACTAGATAAAACTG GAGTTGTTTTTAATCGGCTTAGTGACAATTTGCAGAAAGTGTGCTGTGTGCGTCCTGTTCCTCTAGGCTTGCAATTTCAG GACAACATGGTATATGGGGCTGCGTATGACCTACGTCGTACCAAAGTAATGTTGCTCTGTGGCGGAGACTTGTTGGAAACATTTGGCATCCCTGGGCTTTGGTCCGATCAGGAT ATCAGTGATATTGTAGCCGATTACGGGATTGTTTGCATCCCGCGCAAATTGCAGCAATCAATCGATGACGACGGTAAAATGTTAAGAGATGCGCTCGACCGGTTGCAGCACATCTTGTACAAAGTGCAAGGAACTGTGCTCCTGGTTAACGACCAAAGTCGAGCGGAGATAGCAAACGTCAGTTCTACCAGATGCAG AGCTGCTGTTGGCGCAGGCGTTATTGACGATGCGCGTAGTTTGGTTCATCCAAACGTTTTAACTTATATTCACGAAAACCGTTTATACATGAATTCCGAGAAGACCGGCGGTTAG
- the LOC143469515 gene encoding uncharacterized protein LOC143469515, translating into MFSARNAGRMAVDYLPDMRMIYERIMNETRGILMNLEQRFQTFSQQQFTFVTALDRCRKITFDERAQISTIAQVYNYAEHVTDNATDKRIFKMFISLVRDLGEFRRTLTKLAKQKNDRKLNETFATWKRLLEPREDISEVRAKFPFHHVNHLSCDEARNHFGGIISLIPVAIECARNAVERIEVIRAYRHTPSREGARSEQPRRPQSAMPAFNTIDRPIPSPTCRMAQPLSPVISSPVSTATHSRVSLHSATSDMSLPPTATTKTRRSPPSRPSTALGTYRRQAQVTLNEKNHVSFQKRPKSGKATQTPHYLATTLKPALDWPHQTISESEMKKMLKQPKHSLVRPTWKP; encoded by the exons ATGTTCTCCGCCCGTAACGCGGGCCGCATGGCGGTGGACTACCTCCCAGATATGCGCATGATTTATGAG CGCATAATGAACGAGACTCGTGGAATTTTGATGAACTTGGAGCAAAGATTCCAAACCTTTTCGCAACAACAGTTTACATTTGTCACTGCACTGGACCGATGCAGGAAAATAACTTTCGACGAAAGAGCACAGATATCTACCATCGCCCAG GTTTACAATTATGCCGAACACGTAACCGACAACGCAACCGATAAacgtatttttaaaatgtttatttcactcGTACGTGACTTGGGAGAATTTCGTCGCACCTTGACCAAGttggcaaaacaaaaaaacgacAGAAAATTAAACGAAACATTTGCGACATGGAAAAGACTACTGGAACCTAGGGAG GATATTTCTGAAGTTCGAGCAAAATTCCCTTTTCACCACGTCAATCATCTGAGCTGTGACGAAGCTCGAAACCACTTTGGGGGAATTATCAGTCTAATACCAGTCGCGATAGAATGCGCAAGGAACGCGGTTGAACGTATTGAAGTCATCAGAGCGTATCGTCATACACCATCACGTGAAG GTGCACGTTCTGAACAGCCAAGGCGGCCGCAGTCAGCTATGCCAGCATTTAACACAATTGATCGTCCCATACCATCTCCAACCTGCAGGATGGCTCAGCCCTTATCGCCAGTGATCTCCTCTCCTGTGTCCACCGCTACTCACTCCAGGGTATCTTTGCACTCAGCAACATCCGACATGTCTCTTCCTCCAACGGCCACCACGAAAACCCGCCGGAGTCCGCCCAGCAGGCCATCAACCGCTCTCGGGACGTACAGGAGGCAAGCACAAGTTACACTCAATGAAAAGAACCACGTGTCCTTTCAGAAGAGGCCCAAGTCCGGGAAGGCGACGCAGACGCCGCATTATCTCGCCACCACTCTCAAGCCTGCCTTAGACTGGCCGCATCAGACTATTTCTGAATccgaaatgaaaaaaatgctgAAGCAACCCAAGCACTCTCTCGTACGACCAACTTGGAAGCCTTAA